One Ferribacterium limneticum genomic window, GCCAGATGGCGGATATTTTGATGCTGTCGCCGACGCTGACGGCCGAGGCAGCGACACGGGCGACCTGGACGCTGCCGTCGTGGCGGCGGTGCCGGCGCTCGAACGTGGCGCTGCCCTGGCGAATGATTTCGGCCAGGAAGGCGCGAAGCTCGGTCTCAGTGGTTTCCACCTGCAGGTCGAGCAGATTCATTCCGGTAAATTCAGCGCGGAGGTAGCCGAGGTTGTGGATGATGGCGTCGTTGATTTCTATGAAGCCCAGCGTCTCGGGATCGATCAGGCAGATGCCGTCGTTGGCATGGGTGACGATGCTGCGGAAGATCTCTTCACGTTCGCGCAATGCTTGTTCGGCGGCTCGGCGTTCCGAGACGTCGATGATGTAGACGACGAGATGCGGTTCGCCGTTTACATCGATCCTGGCGGCAGAAAGGCTGATGCGTCGCTGGCGACCATCGCGGCCGGTGGCGATGCTTTCAAAATCGACGACGTAGCCATCGCGGCGGAGTATCTCGACCATCCGGGCTCGATCCTCGGCCTTCCAGAGTCCGGCCTCGATGGTCGTTTTGCCGAGCAGATCTTCACGTGTCGCACTGTATTCGCTGAGCAGTTGTTCGTTGACGTCGATCATTTTTCCATCGGCGACGCGGGTGATGCAGGCGGCAACCGGCGCGGCGCGGAAGGCGATGGCCAGTCGCTCTTGCAACTGGGCGATTTGTTCCGCCGCCCGTTTGCGCTCGGAAATGTCGAGGACAAAAGAGAGCACATACGGGTTGCCACCCAGGTGCACGACTTCGGCGGAGAGGCTTATCTGGAGCGGCGTTCCATCGCGTCGCCGCCACTCGGTCTGATAGTCCTGGAGCAGACCCGTTTCCATCAGCCTGGCGCGCCAGCTCTCCCTGGCCGCGGCGTTCGGCCACAAATTGAAGGTCAGGGAACTCTTGCCGACCAGCTCCTCGCGTTTCCAGCCGAGAAGGTCCAGGTAGCGCGGGTTGACCTCGAGGAAGGTGCCGTCGTCCAGCGTGCTCAACGAAATGGCCGCCGGGCTGCCGTTGAAGGCGACAGTAAAGCGTTCCTGCAATTCGTGGTTCCGGGTCATGTCGCGGCCGATGCCGAGGACGCCGATCAGATGCCCGGCGCTGTCGTGGATCGGCGCCTTGGTGGTTTCCAGCAGTTCGCGATGGCCATCGCTGGCGAAGGTCACCCATTCGTCGTTGCGGCAAGGTCCTTTGGCGAGCAGCGCGGCGAGATCGTTGGCGCGGAAGAATCTGGCCAGTTCGGGATCGACGAAATCGAAGTCGGTTTTCCCCCGGATGCTGGCTTCGTCGGCTCCGAAAAACTGTTCGAAGCGTTTGTTGCAACTGATATAGACCCCGTCGGGGTCTTTCAGCCAGACGAGGTCGGGCATGGTGTCGAAGAGGGCACGCAGGTGGCCGCGTTCGTGTTCGAGAGCGGCCTTGGCATCCTCGGCAACCGTCCGGCGGGCCAGGCTGTCACGGAGCAGGCGATAGAGCAGTGCGCTGAGGAGTGCGGCCGTAATGGCGATGAAAAACCAGCCTTTGAGCATGCTGATCGTGAGCCTTGTCTCGGCATCGGGCACGAGGTAGGCCAGGAGTTGGTCAGACACCAGAATCCACAGCGCAGCCAGGGCAATATAGGGCAGCACCACCTGGGCGATTGCCCGGTGTAGCTCTTTTTGCTGGCTGCGGCGACGGGCGCTGGGCATCGTCTATTCGGCGTACATCTTGGCGATGCTCATGAAGGCGGGGTATTCACGAACGAAGGCGTCGACCACGTCGGGATCGAAATGGCTGGCGCGGCCGTCGACGATGATGCGGTAGGCGTCGTCAAAGGAGAAAGCCGGCTTGTAGACGCGTTTGCAGGTCAGGGCGTCGAAAACATCGGCCAGCGCCATGAGGCGGGCGGCAATCGGGATACTGTCGCCGGCCAGTCCGTCCGGGTAGCCGCTGCCATCCCATTTTTCGTGGTGGGAGCGGGCGATGAGCTTGGCGATGGCAAGAAACTCGACCGGCTTGTCGGCATCGGCCTCGGCTTGGGCAATGGCGTTGCTGCCCAGTTCGGCATGGGTTTTCATGATTTCCCACTCTTCCGGCGTCAGTTTGCCGGGCTTGAGGAGGATGTGGTCGGGGATGCCGACCTTGCCGATGTCGTGAAGGGGGGCGGACTGGGCCAGGGCGTTGATGGTCCGCTCGTCGAGATAGCCGGAGAAACGCGGATTGTCACGCAGCGCCCTGGCCAGGGTCAGGACGTATTCCTGCGTTCGGCGCAGGTGCTTGCCGGTTTCCGGGTCGCGCGTCTCGGCCAGGCGGGCCAGGGCGTGGATACTGACTTCCTGGATAAGCTGGTTTTCGCCCATGCGGCGAACGACTTCGGCTTCGAGATAGCTGTTCTGGTCGTGCAGGATGTCGCGCGCCTGCTTGAGTTCGAGTTGGGTGCGGATGCGGGCGAGGACGATGCTGGGGCGGATCGGCTTGGTGATGTAATCGACGGCGCCATGGTCGAGACCGCGCTCTTCATCCTCGGTGCCGTCCATGGCCGTGACGAAGATGACCGGGATATTCCGCGTCGCCGGGGCGGCGCGCAATTCGGCGAGGACTGCGTAGCCGTCCATTTCCGGCATCATCACATCGAGCAGGATGAGGTCCGGTGTCGGCGTGCCGAGCGCGATCTGCAGCGCTCGCCGGCCGGAGTTGGCGGCACGCACCCGGTAGGAGGGTTGCAGTAATTCACCGAGAACGCTGAGGTTCTCCGGGGTGTCGTCCACGATGAGGATGGTTGGCGGGTTGGCACCCATTTCCTGTCTCCAGTCGCCGATCATGGCGAATTTCACAGAATTATCACCTTGTGGGCAGGAAATTGCTATGGCGGAAAACCCCTCCACGACTTACTGGGGGGAGTTTCGGTTCGTACGTGAGCCAAAACAGATTTCAATTTTGGCCAGAATTTCCGGTTGACCGTAGGAATGATGCAAAGGCTTGGCTGGCGCGCCAAAACAGGTCAGCGTGCGCCAATGTGGCCTGGTGGTCAGCTATTGCGTTGGTTGCCAACAATGCGGTGATAGGTGGAAAAGCGCGAGTTTTCGATTTTTCCCGCGTCGACGGCAGCAATCAGGGCGCAGTCCGGCTCGCGGTTGTGATGACAGTCACGGAAACGGCACTGACCGAGATAGGGGCGAAATTCCGGAAAGGATTGTTCAATTTCCAGCCGGTCGAGGTGGCCCAGGCCGAATTCCTGCAAGCCGGGCGAATCGATCAGATGGCTGTCGGTATCGAGGTGGTAGAGCGTGGCGTGGGTTGTCGTGTGCTTGCCGGAGTCGAGTGCCTGCGATATTTCGCGGGTGGCGGCTCGGGCTTCGGGGATCAGCGCATTGACCAGCGTCGACTTGCCCATGCCGGATTGGCCAACGAGTACGCTGGTCTGGTTGGCAAGGTAGGGGCGCAGGTCTTCGGCGTGTTCGAGGGCAGACAGTTCGAGGACGCGGTAACCAAGGTCGGCGAGCACCGCCAGGCGTTGGCGCGCGGCTGGCAGCTTGTCGGCGAGGTCGCACTTGTTGAGGACGATGAGCGGCTCGATTTCCTCGCTTTCGGCCGCCACGAGGGCACGGGCAATCAGCTCGTCGGAAAAGGCCGGTTCGGTGGCGACGACGATGACCAGTTGATCGACATTGGCGGCGATCAGTTTCTGGCGGATTTCGTTGGAGCGGTAGAGCAGGCTGGTGCGTGGCTGGATGGCTTCGATGACGCCCTGGTCGTCTGAGGTTTGCTTGATATCGACGCGATCACCGCAGGCGACATCGCTTTTCTTGCCGCGCGGGAAGCAGGGCAGGCGTGAGCCATCGGCCAGTTCGACGACGTACTGGCGGCCGTGGGCGGCAATGACGCGGCCTTCCATCAGTCTTTGAAGTGGTAGTACTGCTGGTTCAGATAGGCGGCAACTTCGGCTTCTTCTTCCGGGAACCAGCCGGCCTTGACCTGCGAGTTGCAGGTGGCGACGCGTTGCAGGACATCGAGCTGGGTCGATAGCAGTCGCCCGTCGCGGGTGTACATCTTGCTGCCATCGCCGCCGTAGAGGCGGACATGGCAGGCGACACAGGCCTTGTCGTGGTGTTCCTTGCCGACTTTGGGGTCGGCATTGCCCCACGGCTCGGCGGCCAGTACCGGGAAGGAGATCAGGGAGCTGGCAAGCAGTGCGTTGACTGTTTTCATGCGGGTTTCTCCTGAATTTGCAGGTGCGCGATGCGCTGCGCGGCCGGCGGGTGGGAATCGTTGAACAACGAGTGTAACGGGTCGGGCGTCAGGGTTGAAGCATTGTCCTGATAGAGCTTGACCAGGGCGCGGATAAGGTCGCTGGCAGCGGCGTGTTGAGCCGCGTAGGCGTCGGCCTCGAATTCGTGGCGACGGGACAAATGACTCATCAGTGGGGTAAGCAAAAAGGTGAAGACCGGCATGACCAGGAAGAACAGGATGAGGGCAAGCGTTGTGTTCTGCGCCGATACGCCAAGCCCGGCGTAGAACCATGGGGCGTCGATTAGTTGGCCAAGCAGCCAGAGGAAGCCGAGCGAGCCGGCGAACATCAGGACCATGCGCTTGACGACGTGTTT contains:
- a CDS encoding response regulator, coding for MGANPPTILIVDDTPENLSVLGELLQPSYRVRAANSGRRALQIALGTPTPDLILLDVMMPEMDGYAVLAELRAAPATRNIPVIFVTAMDGTEDEERGLDHGAVDYITKPIRPSIVLARIRTQLELKQARDILHDQNSYLEAEVVRRMGENQLIQEVSIHALARLAETRDPETGKHLRRTQEYVLTLARALRDNPRFSGYLDERTINALAQSAPLHDIGKVGIPDHILLKPGKLTPEEWEIMKTHAELGSNAIAQAEADADKPVEFLAIAKLIARSHHEKWDGSGYPDGLAGDSIPIAARLMALADVFDALTCKRVYKPAFSFDDAYRIIVDGRASHFDPDVVDAFVREYPAFMSIAKMYAE
- a CDS encoding PAS domain-containing hybrid sensor histidine kinase/response regulator; its protein translation is MPSARRRSQQKELHRAIAQVVLPYIALAALWILVSDQLLAYLVPDAETRLTISMLKGWFFIAITAALLSALLYRLLRDSLARRTVAEDAKAALEHERGHLRALFDTMPDLVWLKDPDGVYISCNKRFEQFFGADEASIRGKTDFDFVDPELARFFRANDLAALLAKGPCRNDEWVTFASDGHRELLETTKAPIHDSAGHLIGVLGIGRDMTRNHELQERFTVAFNGSPAAISLSTLDDGTFLEVNPRYLDLLGWKREELVGKSSLTFNLWPNAAARESWRARLMETGLLQDYQTEWRRRDGTPLQISLSAEVVHLGGNPYVLSFVLDISERKRAAEQIAQLQERLAIAFRAAPVAACITRVADGKMIDVNEQLLSEYSATREDLLGKTTIEAGLWKAEDRARMVEILRRDGYVVDFESIATGRDGRQRRISLSAARIDVNGEPHLVVYIIDVSERRAAEQALREREEIFRSIVTHANDGICLIDPETLGFIEINDAIIHNLGYLRAEFTGMNLLDLQVETTETELRAFLAEIIRQGSATFERRHRRHDGSVQVARVAASAVSVGDSIKISAIWQDITEAKRTAAELEQHREHLKELVDARTTELEAAKEAAEQANRAKSDFLANMSHEIRTPMNAIIGLTHLAEHHTQDVEQLARLNKVADAARHLLAIINQILDISKIEAGKLELAPVDFLLSRVLDNTAELVLDRLQSRGLQYLQEIDPALPPVLRGDPLRIGQVLLNYLGNAVKFTEKGSISVSVNLVTAEADKLLVRFAVSDTGIGIPPEQQGRLFKAFEQADNSPTRRFGGTGLGLAIAHRLAHLMGGEAGVTSTLGQGSTFWFTARLQVGTSATDISTPRLSADEAERVISSEYAHARILLVEDNAINQEVALELLRGVGLQADLAVNGKEAVKMAAETAYDLILMDIQMPVMDGLTATRLIRENPAGRRVPILAMTANAFGEDRQRCLDAGMNDHVAKPVNPGNLYTTLIKWLTPVVIETANSHAPAPALPASSDAAQTTIAALEKVPGLDSAYGLQAMRGKLPSYLRLLGIFLDTHGDDGDKISAALNSGDLAQAGHIAHSLKGVSGTLGLNGIYEAAQALNEALRQSAERPEIDRLVVTLGERVQETAGALSPIIAATKTEGK
- the rsgA gene encoding ribosome small subunit-dependent GTPase A, with the translated sequence MEGRVIAAHGRQYVVELADGSRLPCFPRGKKSDVACGDRVDIKQTSDDQGVIEAIQPRTSLLYRSNEIRQKLIAANVDQLVIVVATEPAFSDELIARALVAAESEEIEPLIVLNKCDLADKLPAARQRLAVLADLGYRVLELSALEHAEDLRPYLANQTSVLVGQSGMGKSTLVNALIPEARAATREISQALDSGKHTTTHATLYHLDTDSHLIDSPGLQEFGLGHLDRLEIEQSFPEFRPYLGQCRFRDCHHNREPDCALIAAVDAGKIENSRFSTYHRIVGNQRNS
- a CDS encoding cytochrome c; translation: MKTVNALLASSLISFPVLAAEPWGNADPKVGKEHHDKACVACHVRLYGGDGSKMYTRDGRLLSTQLDVLQRVATCNSQVKAGWFPEEEAEVAAYLNQQYYHFKD